From a single Armatimonadota bacterium genomic region:
- a CDS encoding response regulator, whose protein sequence is MSEPIRVVVIEDELAIRRFLKASFGDGEAELHEASTGAEGLTLIARKNPQVVLLDLGLPDQDGLDALRELRTWSNVPVIVLTARGKDSDKVTALDSGADDYLTKPFSVAELMARIRVAMRRAQIQDQSIPSTIEVGLLSLDLAGHIASIGGAVLPLTQIEFKLLAILAQNVDRVVTQRHLLREVWGPAYEDSTHTLRVHMANLRQKVKPTVLIKTDIGVGYRLIRG, encoded by the coding sequence ATGTCTGAGCCTATCCGCGTTGTGGTCATCGAAGACGAGTTAGCGATAAGGAGATTCCTGAAAGCATCGTTTGGCGATGGAGAAGCTGAACTCCACGAAGCCAGTACTGGAGCTGAGGGGCTGACCCTTATAGCCCGAAAGAATCCCCAAGTGGTGCTTCTTGATCTTGGTTTGCCAGACCAAGACGGGCTCGACGCGTTGCGGGAACTTCGCACCTGGTCGAATGTGCCGGTGATTGTATTAACTGCACGGGGAAAAGATTCGGACAAAGTCACTGCTTTGGATAGCGGCGCGGACGATTATCTGACTAAGCCGTTTTCGGTAGCGGAGTTGATGGCGAGAATCCGGGTTGCGATGCGACGCGCCCAGATTCAAGACCAATCGATACCGTCTACGATTGAAGTGGGTTTGTTGTCACTTGATCTGGCTGGACATATTGCATCTATTGGAGGGGCTGTGCTGCCCCTTACTCAAATTGAGTTTAAGCTCCTTGCGATCCTTGCCCAAAACGTGGATCGGGTGGTTACACAAAGACACCTTTTGCGGGAAGTGTGGGGGCCAGCCTACGAAGATTCGACGCATACGCTTAGAGTTCATATGGCGAACTTGCGGCAGAAGGTCAAACCTACGGTTTTGATCAAGACCGACATCGGTGTTGGATATCGCTTGATCCGGGGGTGA
- the kdpB gene encoding potassium-transporting ATPase subunit KdpB, which produces MADATQKLFDSRLMKKAVGQSFVKLDPRLQLKNPVMFVVFVGSVATTLICAMAFSPFVLGITLWLWFTVLFANFAEAMAEGRGKAQAAALRSSKQDVPARKIDYRSHSGKGLEILEVSSSEMVSANTLRKGDFVFIRAGEFVPADGEIVEGVATVDESAITGESAPVIREAGGDRSSVTGGTKVLSDWIVVQVSADPGEGFLDRMIAMVEGAKRQKTPNEIALSILLAALTIIFLLACLTIVPFSQYAVESSGKGSVISIPVVVSLLVCLIPTTIGGLLSAIGIAGMDRLMRKNVIATSGRAVEAAGDVDVLLLDKTGTITLGNRQAVEFRPAPGVSASDLGAAAQLSSLADETPEGRSIVILAKEQFGLRGREVGGETFVPFMAQTRMSGVDFEGGKLRKGAQDAIRKWVEEAGSRFPQEVENDVDDIARAGGTPLVVAEEGRVLGTIYLKDIVKGGIKERFAELRQMGIKTVMVTGDNPKTAAAIAAESGVDDFLAEATPEAKLKLIREYQQGGRLVAMTGDGTNDAPALAQADVAVAMNSGTQAAKEAGNMVDLDSNPTKLIEIVETGKQLLMTRGSLTTFSIANDIAKYFAIIPAAFAATYPELGVLNVMGLKTPESAIMSAVIFNALVIVFLIPLALKGVRYRPMGADQVLKSNLLIYGLGGLVVPFIGIKVIDLLIGGFFK; this is translated from the coding sequence ATGGCAGATGCAACTCAAAAACTCTTTGATTCCCGGTTGATGAAGAAGGCAGTCGGACAATCGTTCGTCAAACTCGATCCTCGTCTTCAGTTGAAGAACCCGGTGATGTTCGTGGTCTTTGTCGGGTCTGTCGCCACGACATTGATTTGTGCGATGGCTTTTTCGCCGTTTGTGCTGGGGATTACGCTGTGGCTTTGGTTCACGGTGCTGTTCGCCAATTTTGCCGAGGCGATGGCGGAGGGTCGGGGCAAGGCACAGGCAGCCGCACTCAGGTCGTCCAAGCAGGATGTTCCGGCAAGGAAGATCGACTACCGTTCCCATTCGGGTAAGGGTCTGGAGATCTTGGAAGTGAGCTCGTCGGAGATGGTTTCGGCGAATACTTTACGAAAGGGCGATTTCGTATTCATTCGGGCCGGGGAATTTGTTCCCGCCGATGGCGAGATTGTGGAGGGGGTTGCGACGGTTGACGAGAGTGCGATTACGGGTGAATCTGCGCCGGTGATCCGGGAAGCGGGGGGCGACCGGAGTTCGGTCACCGGTGGAACGAAAGTGCTGAGCGACTGGATCGTGGTGCAGGTGTCCGCCGATCCGGGCGAAGGGTTTTTGGATAGGATGATCGCGATGGTGGAAGGGGCGAAACGACAGAAGACCCCGAACGAAATCGCGCTTAGCATTTTGTTGGCGGCGCTGACGATTATCTTTTTGCTCGCTTGTTTGACGATTGTGCCGTTTTCACAGTATGCGGTCGAATCGTCGGGCAAGGGTTCGGTCATCAGCATCCCGGTGGTCGTTTCGCTTTTGGTTTGCTTAATTCCCACGACGATCGGCGGTTTGCTGAGTGCGATTGGGATTGCGGGCATGGACCGGTTGATGCGTAAGAATGTGATCGCGACGAGTGGCCGGGCGGTCGAAGCAGCGGGCGACGTCGATGTCTTGTTGCTCGATAAGACAGGAACGATCACACTCGGCAACCGTCAAGCGGTGGAGTTTCGCCCTGCGCCGGGAGTTTCGGCTAGCGACTTGGGGGCGGCGGCACAACTTTCGAGCCTCGCCGACGAAACACCTGAGGGACGAAGCATCGTGATCCTCGCCAAAGAGCAGTTTGGGTTGCGGGGACGTGAGGTGGGCGGCGAAACGTTTGTGCCGTTCATGGCCCAGACCCGGATGTCGGGTGTGGATTTTGAAGGCGGAAAGTTACGGAAAGGCGCGCAAGATGCGATCCGAAAGTGGGTTGAGGAAGCGGGGTCACGATTTCCGCAAGAAGTTGAAAACGACGTCGATGACATTGCGCGGGCAGGCGGTACGCCCCTGGTGGTCGCCGAAGAGGGCCGGGTGCTGGGGACGATTTACTTGAAAGACATCGTAAAAGGAGGGATCAAGGAGCGGTTTGCTGAGCTTCGGCAAATGGGGATCAAGACGGTGATGGTCACCGGCGACAACCCAAAGACGGCGGCGGCGATTGCGGCAGAGTCGGGTGTGGACGACTTTCTGGCAGAAGCGACGCCGGAGGCGAAGTTGAAGTTGATTCGCGAATATCAGCAAGGCGGTCGTTTGGTGGCGATGACGGGCGATGGAACGAATGATGCGCCAGCCCTCGCTCAAGCCGACGTCGCGGTTGCGATGAATTCGGGAACGCAAGCGGCGAAGGAAGCGGGGAATATGGTCGATTTGGACAGTAACCCGACTAAGTTGATCGAGATTGTCGAGACGGGTAAGCAGTTGTTGATGACAAGGGGGTCGCTCACGACCTTCAGTATTGCCAACGATATTGCCAAGTACTTTGCGATCATCCCGGCGGCATTTGCGGCGACCTATCCGGAACTCGGCGTTCTCAACGTTATGGGGCTGAAGACACCGGAAAGCGCGATTATGAGCGCGGTTATCTTTAATGCCCTTGTCATTGTGTTCTTGATTCCGCTGGCGTTGAAGGGCGTTCGGTATCGACCAATGGGGGCAGACCAAGTGTTGAAGAGCAATTTGCTCATTTACGGCTTAGGCGGGTTGGTTGTGCCGTTTATCGGCATCAAAGTCATCGACCTGTTGATCGGAGGGTTTTTCAAATGA
- the kdpC gene encoding potassium-transporting ATPase subunit KdpC, with the protein MKEVIVAIRVFVVLTVLTGVVYPLVITGVAQAMFPQQANGSLIRQDGRVVGSSLIGRQFDDPKYFWGRPSATSPDPYNGTASSGSNLGPTNPDLMKAIQGRVDALRAADSGNDQPIPTDLVTASGSGLDPHVSVAAAEYQIPRIARSRGMKETDVRTLVSKNTHGSDFGVFGERVVNVQELNLDLDRAKAR; encoded by the coding sequence ATGAAAGAAGTGATCGTTGCAATCCGGGTGTTCGTTGTTCTGACGGTTTTGACGGGTGTTGTCTATCCGCTTGTGATAACCGGCGTTGCCCAAGCGATGTTCCCGCAGCAAGCGAACGGGTCGTTGATCCGCCAGGATGGCCGAGTCGTCGGATCGTCATTGATCGGTCGGCAATTCGATGATCCGAAATACTTCTGGGGGCGTCCCTCGGCAACCTCGCCGGATCCCTACAATGGGACGGCGTCATCGGGGAGCAATTTAGGGCCGACAAATCCTGATTTGATGAAGGCGATTCAGGGGCGGGTGGATGCGTTGCGGGCGGCTGACTCGGGGAACGACCAGCCGATTCCGACTGATTTGGTGACGGCGAGCGGAAGCGGTCTTGATCCGCACGTTTCGGTTGCGGCGGCGGAATACCAAATTCCCCGAATTGCGAGGTCGCGGGGAATGAAGGAGACCGACGTTCGGACATTGGTTAGCAAAAACACGCACGGCTCGGATTTTGGAGTTTTCGGGGAGCGGGTGGTGAATGTTCAGGAACTAAATCTCGACCTTGACCGGGCCAAAGCCCGCTAA
- a CDS encoding PEP-CTERM sorting domain-containing protein — protein MNKILLTSAAAMALSAGAHAVNLNIQSMQPGLYQTVTINFNGNNQTVYAGAQKVSIDGGPGTSLYCVDLGHANHFGDSYNANVQGLNTLSNGNLVGNLMTNFWSTLDTSTEAAAFQLALWDAVVDGGDGLNAGNFKGVNVSAALSNQFSIYKAAMNNAGPENLMISVYNAVDHGPYNKDHQNLIGAESVPEPATMAILGVAAAFAARRRKR, from the coding sequence GTGAACAAAATCCTTCTCACCAGCGCGGCGGCCATGGCCCTTTCGGCCGGAGCCCACGCCGTTAACCTGAACATCCAATCCATGCAGCCCGGTCTGTATCAGACCGTCACCATCAACTTCAACGGGAACAACCAGACCGTTTATGCCGGAGCCCAAAAAGTTTCCATCGACGGGGGTCCGGGCACTTCGCTCTACTGCGTTGACCTCGGACACGCCAATCACTTTGGCGACAGCTACAACGCTAATGTCCAAGGGCTGAACACGTTGAGCAACGGTAACTTGGTCGGCAACCTGATGACCAATTTTTGGAGCACGCTGGACACCTCGACCGAAGCGGCCGCCTTTCAATTGGCCCTTTGGGATGCCGTCGTTGATGGCGGCGACGGATTGAACGCTGGCAATTTCAAAGGGGTCAACGTCTCTGCCGCGCTGTCCAACCAGTTCTCCATCTACAAGGCGGCCATGAACAACGCCGGCCCCGAAAACTTGATGATCAGCGTTTACAACGCTGTTGACCACGGCCCGTACAACAAAGACCACCAAAACCTGATTGGAGCGGAATCCGTGCCCGAGCCCGCCACCATGGCGATCCTCGGAGTCGCCGCGGCTTTTGCCGCCCGCCGCCGCAAACGGTGA
- a CDS encoding dihydrodipicolinate synthase family protein gives MVKWSGVFPAATTQFKQGGELDLESTAQHLEAVVESGVQGLVMLGSLGENNTLTRDEKLQVLACANEVAAGRIPVVSGVSELSTEFACDFVRAAQRQGVDGFMVLPAMVYHSDRRETLAHFRMVAEASERPIIIYNNPLAYKVDITPEMLSEMALEEKFVAVKESSGDPRRVTDVFNTVGDRYAIFAGVDDLALECALLGATGWIAGIGLAFPKENQHLWNLMMAGRWNEAREIYRWYTPLLHLDVGTKFVQNIKLAIQAVCLGSEWVRRPRQELEGDERDRVLAVIEKGIADRPQLG, from the coding sequence ATGGTCAAGTGGAGTGGGGTTTTCCCGGCAGCGACGACGCAGTTCAAACAAGGCGGGGAGCTCGACTTGGAATCGACCGCCCAACATTTGGAAGCTGTGGTCGAAAGCGGGGTTCAAGGGTTGGTGATGCTGGGCAGCCTGGGAGAGAACAACACCCTGACCCGCGATGAAAAGTTGCAGGTTTTGGCCTGCGCCAACGAGGTGGCAGCCGGCCGGATCCCGGTTGTGAGCGGGGTGAGCGAATTGAGCACCGAATTTGCGTGCGATTTTGTCCGGGCGGCCCAACGCCAAGGGGTTGACGGCTTTATGGTTTTGCCCGCGATGGTGTACCACTCGGATCGCCGGGAGACTTTGGCGCACTTCCGGATGGTGGCCGAAGCAAGCGAACGGCCGATCATCATCTACAATAACCCGCTGGCCTACAAGGTCGACATCACGCCGGAAATGCTTTCAGAAATGGCGTTGGAAGAAAAATTCGTTGCGGTGAAGGAGTCGAGCGGAGACCCCCGACGGGTCACGGATGTCTTCAACACGGTCGGCGACCGGTACGCGATTTTTGCTGGAGTGGACGACTTGGCCCTGGAATGCGCCCTGTTGGGGGCGACCGGTTGGATTGCCGGGATCGGATTGGCGTTCCCCAAAGAAAACCAGCACCTTTGGAACCTGATGATGGCGGGCCGTTGGAATGAGGCGCGAGAGATTTACCGATGGTACACGCCGTTGCTGCATTTGGATGTCGGCACGAAATTTGTCCAAAACATCAAGCTCGCGATCCAAGCGGTTTGTTTGGGCTCGGAGTGGGTCCGGCGCCCTCGACAGGAACTAGAAGGTGACGAACGCGATCGTGTTTTGGCCGTAATCGAGAAGGGGATTGCCGACCGGCCGCAATTGGGTTGA
- a CDS encoding sensor histidine kinase KdpD: protein MKLYLGMAAGVGKTYAMLSDARDAQKRGIEVVIGYLEPHDRPDTLAQAVGLEVISPKMIKHKGVLLAELNVEAVVEAGPAICLVDELAHSNAPGSRHVKRWQDIEDLLDAGIEVWTTVNIQHIESLRDIVAQVTGVFVQETVPDVFIERADEIELVDIPPEALQQRLREGKIYAPEKIELALSQFFSKGNLLALRELALRHTAERVDEELLKSRRTQLAIEPWHTRERILVCVAANMMARRIVRASRRLASSLKADFLAVSVSSPRQSPSDRGKVELESAMTLAEQLGAKTATLAGGDIVGELIRYAQSENVTTIVMGKPIKPRWQEYVFGSVVDHTVRASGDIDVLVVTGNDANQGMKSVSRRSSWDWRGSLEAVGWVAASSWFGILVESDVQPANLIMLYLIGVVAVSLRHDRYSSMVCALGSVLAYDFFFTEPRHTLHVNDFRDFITFGVMLAVSMILSSLTARLKEQNRALSERERNTGALYSLSQALAATRSKTEMARAAVEAIRTLTGADAAVLRVDSSGSMKVLGESESGFDNDVKERAVAEWVIEHGKPAGSTTNTLAGSAGWYLPLKGSGKTFGAIAVKVERAEDWRIDKRHLVEAIANQLTTAIERAQFAKESHQATLKAESEQLRSDLLSSVSHDLRTPLASITGSASALEIQPELTGQSRELAATIREESNRLERLVRNLLDMTRIQGKVDLRLDWYTLDEVVESAISRSADLFDLPVVVETPPKPIMVQIDGLLFEQVLVNLLENASRHAGRDTVVTIRLSRAEGFAVIGFEDLGPGISPDRQPHVFDRFESGGAVGSGLGLAIAKAAVEAHGGTIDLVPSPVGAKFEIRVPLGKEVDDV from the coding sequence ATGAAATTGTATTTGGGCATGGCGGCGGGGGTTGGAAAAACGTATGCGATGCTTTCCGATGCACGGGACGCCCAGAAGCGAGGGATTGAAGTGGTTATCGGCTATTTGGAGCCCCACGACCGGCCCGATACTCTTGCCCAAGCCGTCGGTCTCGAAGTCATCTCGCCGAAGATGATCAAGCATAAAGGCGTGCTGTTGGCAGAGCTCAATGTGGAAGCTGTCGTCGAAGCCGGGCCAGCCATCTGCCTCGTCGACGAGCTTGCCCATAGCAATGCTCCGGGTTCGCGACATGTTAAACGGTGGCAGGATATCGAGGATTTACTCGACGCAGGAATCGAAGTTTGGACGACGGTTAATATCCAGCACATCGAGAGTTTGCGCGACATTGTTGCCCAGGTAACCGGCGTCTTCGTTCAAGAGACGGTTCCGGATGTTTTTATCGAACGCGCCGACGAGATCGAACTGGTTGACATTCCGCCAGAGGCGTTGCAGCAACGTTTGCGCGAGGGCAAGATTTATGCGCCGGAGAAGATTGAGCTGGCACTCAGTCAGTTTTTCTCCAAGGGCAATTTGCTGGCATTGCGGGAGCTCGCGTTGCGGCATACAGCCGAGCGCGTGGACGAGGAACTTCTGAAGTCCCGCCGAACACAGTTGGCAATCGAACCTTGGCATACGCGTGAGCGCATTTTGGTTTGCGTTGCTGCAAACATGATGGCAAGGCGGATCGTACGGGCCTCCCGTCGCCTGGCTTCCAGTCTGAAGGCGGACTTTTTGGCGGTCAGTGTTTCGTCGCCTCGTCAATCGCCTTCAGATCGGGGCAAGGTAGAGCTTGAATCGGCAATGACGCTTGCCGAACAACTGGGAGCTAAGACAGCGACTCTGGCGGGCGGGGACATTGTGGGAGAACTTATCCGTTATGCCCAATCTGAGAACGTCACGACAATCGTTATGGGGAAACCGATCAAGCCTCGCTGGCAGGAGTATGTCTTTGGATCGGTCGTCGATCATACAGTTCGGGCAAGCGGGGATATCGATGTTTTAGTTGTGACGGGAAACGATGCGAATCAAGGAATGAAGTCAGTTTCCCGACGTAGTTCGTGGGATTGGAGGGGTTCGTTGGAGGCGGTGGGTTGGGTCGCGGCGAGTTCATGGTTTGGCATTCTGGTCGAATCCGATGTTCAACCGGCGAACCTAATCATGCTGTATTTGATTGGCGTGGTCGCTGTGTCGTTGAGGCACGACCGATATTCCTCAATGGTTTGCGCATTGGGTTCAGTATTGGCTTATGACTTCTTTTTCACCGAACCACGACATACCTTGCACGTTAACGATTTCCGCGACTTTATCACATTTGGGGTGATGCTTGCGGTCTCCATGATTTTGAGTTCCTTGACGGCCCGGCTCAAAGAGCAGAACCGGGCGCTTTCGGAAAGGGAGCGAAACACCGGTGCACTTTATTCGTTAAGTCAAGCTTTGGCGGCAACCCGAAGCAAGACGGAAATGGCAAGAGCGGCAGTGGAGGCGATCCGAACGTTGACCGGGGCGGATGCGGCGGTGTTGAGGGTTGACTCGTCGGGTTCGATGAAGGTCTTGGGGGAATCTGAATCGGGGTTTGATAATGACGTTAAAGAGCGGGCAGTTGCCGAATGGGTGATCGAACACGGCAAGCCAGCGGGATCGACGACGAATACCCTGGCGGGATCGGCGGGATGGTATTTGCCTTTGAAGGGATCGGGGAAGACTTTTGGGGCCATAGCGGTGAAGGTTGAGCGGGCTGAAGATTGGCGCATTGATAAGCGCCATTTGGTTGAGGCGATTGCGAACCAGTTGACAACGGCGATTGAACGGGCCCAGTTCGCGAAGGAATCCCACCAGGCCACACTAAAGGCCGAATCGGAACAGCTGAGAAGCGACTTGTTGAGTTCTGTGTCGCATGATTTGCGTACTCCGCTGGCTTCGATTACCGGATCGGCTTCTGCCCTTGAAATTCAACCAGAATTGACGGGCCAAAGCCGCGAGCTGGCGGCAACGATCCGGGAAGAATCGAACCGGCTGGAGCGTTTGGTGCGCAACCTGCTCGACATGACACGGATCCAAGGAAAGGTCGATTTGAGGCTAGATTGGTATACGCTCGACGAAGTCGTTGAGAGTGCGATATCCCGGTCAGCTGACCTGTTTGATTTGCCGGTGGTTGTTGAAACTCCCCCCAAGCCGATCATGGTGCAAATTGATGGATTGCTGTTTGAGCAGGTTTTGGTCAACCTGCTGGAAAACGCATCTCGCCACGCCGGGCGGGACACGGTGGTAACGATCCGATTGAGTCGAGCCGAAGGTTTTGCCGTAATTGGGTTTGAAGATCTAGGGCCGGGGATTTCGCCGGACAGACAACCGCACGTCTTTGACCGGTTTGAAAGCGGCGGGGCGGTGGGTTCGGGGCTCGGGCTCGCCATTGCAAAGGCGGCGGTCGAAGCGCATGGGGGAACCATTGATTTGGTTCCTTCGCCGGTCGGCGCAAAATTTGAAATCAGAGTTCCGCTTGGGAAGGAAGTTGACGATGTCTGA
- a CDS encoding SDR family NAD(P)-dependent oxidoreductase, translating into MGTRTWFVTGASAGLGRTLTEKLLDQGERVVATARNPDSLADLLERFPDRLATPRLDVTEQASIDAAVQSAIGRFGQIDVLVNNAGYGVVGTVEEVSDAEARHQFDVNVFGLLNVSRPIIAHMRANRSGLIYNISSIAGLASSATFAIYCASKHAVEGISEGLAASVKPFGIKVVIIEPGAFRTRFHNGQSIRMAENQIPDYAELRSGTAEWLEGIDGNQPGDPEKLCAALIAMADDPEPPLRLLCGQDAYDRAMAKLDSLRADFEKNAELSRSMVY; encoded by the coding sequence ATGGGAACGCGCACTTGGTTTGTTACCGGGGCGTCTGCTGGATTGGGACGCACCCTCACCGAAAAACTGCTTGACCAGGGCGAAAGAGTCGTCGCGACCGCCCGCAACCCCGATTCCCTGGCCGACCTCCTCGAACGGTTCCCCGACCGCCTTGCAACCCCTCGGCTGGACGTGACCGAGCAAGCCAGCATCGATGCGGCCGTCCAATCGGCAATCGGCCGGTTCGGGCAGATCGACGTCTTGGTCAACAATGCCGGCTATGGGGTGGTCGGCACGGTTGAAGAAGTCTCCGACGCCGAAGCCCGCCACCAATTCGATGTCAACGTCTTTGGGCTCCTTAACGTATCTCGTCCCATCATCGCCCACATGAGGGCCAACCGGTCTGGGCTTATCTACAACATTTCCAGTATCGCCGGGTTGGCATCCAGCGCCACATTCGCCATCTATTGCGCCAGCAAACACGCGGTGGAAGGCATTTCCGAAGGTCTGGCCGCCAGTGTCAAGCCATTCGGCATCAAAGTCGTCATCATCGAACCCGGTGCGTTCCGAACTCGGTTCCACAACGGCCAATCCATCCGCATGGCGGAAAACCAGATCCCCGACTATGCCGAATTGCGGTCCGGCACCGCAGAGTGGCTCGAAGGGATTGACGGCAACCAGCCAGGCGACCCGGAAAAGCTCTGCGCCGCCCTCATCGCGATGGCAGATGACCCCGAACCGCCGCTTCGGCTGCTTTGTGGCCAAGACGCCTATGACAGGGCGATGGCCAAACTTGATTCCCTGCGGGCCGACTTTGAAAAAAACGCCGAGCTCAGCCGGTCGATGGTCTACTGA
- a CDS encoding proline racemase family protein produces the protein MQRFRAIDSHTGGEPTRVVFGGDLGLLGSSMADYRLDFGSRLDHLRSAFVCEPRGSDILVGALLVPGFRHQWGVVFFNNMGLLNMCGHGTIGVAETLRSLGTWGEGEHVLETPVGDVRVRINADSSVEFANVPSFRSVAGLELDLGGSTVTGDIAWGGNWFYLCQDHGLEISLDNLGPLTALSEEIRRKLVAEGVKGSDGGEIDHIELVSSAVGGAKNFVLCPGLAYDRSPCGTGTSAKLACLYADGKIAPGKVWRQESVTGSVFEGWVEVTDGECIPHIRGRAYITAETELVIDPDDPLRHGFTGVRL, from the coding sequence ATGCAACGCTTCCGGGCCATCGATTCGCATACAGGCGGGGAACCAACCCGGGTCGTCTTTGGCGGAGATCTGGGTTTGCTGGGGTCCTCGATGGCGGATTACCGGCTTGATTTCGGGTCGCGGCTAGACCATTTGCGCTCGGCTTTCGTTTGCGAACCTCGGGGCAGCGACATCTTGGTGGGGGCATTGCTGGTGCCCGGGTTCCGGCACCAGTGGGGCGTGGTGTTCTTTAACAACATGGGGCTCCTGAACATGTGCGGGCACGGGACGATCGGTGTGGCCGAGACATTGCGATCTCTGGGTACTTGGGGCGAAGGCGAGCACGTGCTGGAGACGCCGGTCGGCGATGTCCGGGTGAGGATCAATGCGGACAGTTCAGTTGAGTTTGCCAACGTTCCCTCATTTCGCTCTGTTGCCGGTTTAGAGCTCGACCTGGGCGGGTCAACGGTGACGGGGGACATCGCCTGGGGGGGAAACTGGTTCTACCTTTGCCAGGATCACGGCTTGGAGATCAGTCTGGACAATCTTGGGCCGTTGACCGCTTTGAGTGAAGAGATTCGGCGGAAGCTCGTTGCCGAAGGGGTTAAAGGGAGCGATGGTGGGGAGATCGACCACATCGAATTGGTCTCGTCAGCCGTTGGCGGGGCCAAAAATTTTGTGCTTTGCCCGGGGCTGGCGTATGACCGTTCGCCATGCGGCACCGGGACCAGCGCCAAGTTGGCTTGCCTGTATGCGGACGGCAAGATTGCCCCCGGCAAGGTGTGGCGTCAAGAAAGTGTGACCGGGAGCGTTTTTGAAGGTTGGGTGGAGGTTACAGACGGCGAGTGCATCCCCCATATCCGGGGGAGGGCCTACATCACGGCTGAAACAGAGTTGGTGATCGACCCTGACGACCCGTTGCGCCATGGCTTTACCGGAGTCCGGCTTTGA